attgACACACAGCATCAGTTATATATAGTGCATACAGAAAGCTATATAAAgcctgatttttttaaacaatggtccaacaaataataagaaacatgaaaaaaaaaaaggttttggcaATCAAACATCTTCACAGCGTGCAGGCCAGTAAAGATAAAAGAGTTGGATCGTCCCTTGGGGTGTATTCATAAAGCTTCCTAGTACAAAGAGTTGCCTCCTCATGACAAAATACTAAGAATTATATCATTTTCTCAGAAGATAAATCTTGGTAAGTTATTCACAAAGCTCTTAAGAGAGCTCCTAAGGTGGAGCAGTGTGTGGGGAATAGGGAGGAGGACGTTTAATAGGCTTAACAGAGGAGAtctgttggtggtggtggaaagACGAGAAAGTAGGAGGCATATTCTCCAAATGCTGACTGATAGTGAGTTAATTAAAAGCTGGTAATCGAGTATGCATGGATAATCAATCTTATTAGGGATGTGCTCACAAGATGGTTTGTGAGGCTATGGTCACTGTGTGTGAATAAAACTTTCACTTCTAGTGGAGATACAGacattgtttctctgttttatgttgGTGAACTTTGAGTGGCGATGTCAGTGGCTGAGCGTATCACATATACTTGAATGCACATCAATAAGCATTGCCTTATTGAGGTGAAATGTAGGCAGTGCGGTACTACTGGTTTGTAGCACGTTTCAGGGGTCAACTACACCTATAGTATTTGCAATTGGTCATAGCTCGCCAGTCAAAGTTCAGTTGCATGCAAAAGTAGAGATGCAAATCTGCTTTTACACCATTTCATGGTGGATTTTCGTGTGATTTCATGATCTTGTGAGTCCAAGTGCCTCGTAAGGTTAGGTTAGCATTGCTCTACTAAGTCACTAAGAGTTTGTGAATACGACCACTGAATCAAATTTTTCTGAGGGTTATCTAATGATCAGTGGTAATGAGGCAGAAAGTGAGTTGCGCAATGCTCGTTTCTTTTGCAGTACAACATTTAAAGATCCGTACCAGCCGATATCTTTGCAGAACGTTGGAAAAAAGTTAATATTTGTGGTTAATCAGGAGCGGTTTGACAGCTCACCAACAAAAAAATGGGAACTCTTCTCTtataatattaaacaaatgCTTTGTTTATAACCTTTGCTTGCATCTTTTCATTCATGTTCCTGGCTAAAAATCATTTGGGAAACCACACTGTACAAATAAAGTAAGAGATGACAAGTGAGGCATCACTCGATCCGGTAATCAGATCTGTGAAGGACAAGTGTGCAGAGGTATGTGACGAAACAACTGTGTTGGAAACCTCGCCACAGCAacaactgcagcagcaacagcattgGTCATTCTCTATTCCTTTAATAGCATAGCTCCTCAGAGCATTAAAGGTCCAGCATGTACTGGGATTAGCAATAAACTAAACAATACGACAAATGTATCATCTGGACTTTCTCAAGGTTTTGCTACAAAACAAGCTGTCTTTGAATCTACACCATCGATCTAAAACATTTACTGCAGAAATgggttttaaaaatgttttaaaaatgagttTCAGTGCTCATGGTCCTGCACTTTCTCTTACAGCGTCACCTCCCATCCACTCCCACATTAAACAGATGTGTcaacattataaaaaatatggaaaatactGATAGATTGAAGCCCTGCAATGTATTTTGTGTGATGTCCACCAGatgttttctcctcttctctgcacCAAACCCACCTCATGAGGATGATCCTGAAAGATCTCTCACTCCATCAATCTCCTTTGCATCACAAACACCTTTGGATCACCTCTTGGATCCGCACCTGGGCGATGATTTGGATCACCCTCAAATACTTTGGGCTCCCTTGGTGTTTGCAGAGACTTTTCACTGGGTGGGTTGTGCAGTAATAACCTAGTTATGCAACCGAGGGTCAGATGAATTCCTGTTGATTGCTAGGgaatgaattttttttaaatgtttcacacacCCTACATACACTAACAGAAACATTGCCAACATAacctctttcctcccctcttgaGACACAGTCTGACCCACATAAAGAAAATCCCCCCAGTTCGCTTGAGTAACTTTCACATAATTTAACTTCACAGAAGATTAACCTCTTGccctcatttttctttttcagaaaagTGGGCCAATATTCTCAAGTAGCCAAAGTCTGGGTCAAATACCACTGAGGGAACACACAGAGCAGTATACAGTATGGTGTAGCAGGTAGTTTGTTCGATGATTTAGCAGTGATTTAAACAGATCAGACCAGCTGAGGTTACAGATTTCAGTGACTGAATCCCCATTATGGCTAGACATGTGGGAACCTGTTTCCAAGGATTCAGGGGGTGGGGGTTACATAACCAGATTAGGGTAGTTGGTTTTAGTCTTGAGGGTCACTGATGCCCGATTAGCTCTTTAGCTTTACAATCTAAAATCTGAATCGCCTGAAGCGGCTTCCCAACACAGAGATTCCTGAATGAGCTCCTGTTCTGTGTGAGACTTTCAGGCCACCTGGGAGTGATCCAAGTTGAGCTTTTTAGGCCCTTTATGGTCCGGTGATTAGACCAAAACATCATGGATGACTGGCTCAAAATCTGGTGACTGTGTGAATGCAATCTTGCAGCTGCATTTTCTATTAGAGTGAAAAAGTAAGTTCAAATAAAATCTTTGATCAGCAAAGGATCTGCTCCCTGATGAATTCAGCAGAAAATCCTAGCTTCTGTAGATTTTGACTCGCAGTAATATTCACTTGGCTGCTTCAGACACTGATCGTACAACCCTGATTTTAAAGTTTGTGGACCCCTtgtaaaaacacaactgaaaacaaaacccaTTTTTGACCAAAGACAAGATGTTCAATCTTCGAACTGATAAACATCCGTTctgattttaaacaaatattttgagTCAGGGTTGTACAAAATGTTCCAAATGTCATGATAACAATGTTGTACTTTGTCAGTAACTTACAAATACTTTTTAACGGTTGAGTGgtgtgataaaaacacagtcaaatgaccaaaaatataatgttttaagaaaaaaccTCACTGTCTTGAAGGATGACTGGATAAAAAAGGCTCCTGCAGTGCCACCTACTGGTAAAACATCTTCCAAACAAGCAGATTATTTAAAGTAGTTATCAGCAGCTTAACTCATCCTGTGGtgcattaaaataatgaatgatgaCAAAATAGTGttcattaataaacactttatgcttataaatgctaaataagGGGCTGTTAAAGTTAAGCTTTAACCTCGACTTgatcttacacacacatgcaacctGGCTTGCTGACAGCAACAGCACACATTGCAGTCAAATACCAGCTGGACAAAGATGCCTCTATCAGTGTTAAAGTGAACAACAAAGTATGAAACTCACTTTCTCTGGCCTGCTCACTGGCAGGAACATCAACGCAGGAGGCCAGAAGCTGGATAATGGCTTGGAAGACTCTGGAAGTTTCTTCATACTGCAAGAGACTTCGGGAATATCAGAGGAATCTGGCCTCTCATAACTCTTATTTAGCTAATCAGCTGCAGATTTATGTTCACTCTCCTACATGTTGTAAATGGGCATGGCAAATATCTGTCAGTCCAAATCTGCGTCTCAACTGACAAGGTTTGAGTGTAAAACTTTGTGTTTACAAGGTGCTTTTTCACAATCCTAAACCAAAAAACTAACTTGGGGTGAGTTTGGTTGAAGCCAAAGAAAAACGTCaggaaacatgtttatattgtttttagtGATTCATGAGTTTGTTTCTGCCCAGAAGTTCATGTTGCGTAACCACCACAATCCTTGTCCCACTAGTAATCATCTCGGCACAAACATGCATTGTGGCCGATCCGATCCCAAACATACAGCTCTAAATACAGATGTGAATTAACCCCACTGAAACACTGCCGATAATAAGACgacaaataaaatgagaaaaaggtTGTCATAGTGAACTTCTATGGATATTAAAGCtctaataaattaatatttttcatatttagtgGTAATAAACGCAGAGTTCTAGTGTCAAACTCACAGAGCAGTATTACCCAACTTGAACAGcaaacaaagttagcaactaacttaattaattaattctaaTTCATTAGTACAACATAGAGATTCAAATAGAGTCAGTACAGTGCAGGTTGGCAAGCATACAATTCAACATTCACCAGTTAACCATAATATTATGatcactgacaggtgaagtgaataaCATTATCTCATGATCATGACGTGTCACTGGGTTAGATATATTAGGAacaaagtgaacattttgtcctcgaAGTTGATTTAGAAGCAAGAAAAATGGGAAGATTTGTGTGACGTTGACAACAACTTGGTCAGAACATCCCTAAACCTGCAGCTCTTGTGGAGTGTTCCCTgtctgcagtggtcagtacCTATCAAAAGAGAACTGGTGACAGGGGCATGGGTGGCCAAGGCTTGTTGATGCACTTGGCGAGTGAAGGCCGGGCTGTGAACGCCCATGTTTCTCTCTAATTTGTACACATACATAGAAACTCTCAGACCTGTTAAATAAAGCATCGCCATTTAAAGAGTAGAGaatacaaacagttttttttcttgtatcaCCTTAACAACCCCAGGGGTATGAACGTTGGCAACGCATATTAGAGAGTAGTGATACTAGAATGTTATGGTGGGCAATTGATTAGAAAGGAGAGTTTTCCTCAACCCCTAACCAAGAGATGCAATCTGAAGTTTACTTGCAGGAACATCTGGAAAGGCTGTTAAATCCCCCTCCTGGTGAGGGAGAAATCCCACCACATGTAGAAGACTATAATGTGCACATGCCTCTATTAGACCACCCTATTACACTAGCAGAAGTCCAACATGTGATCGACCATCAGTTGAAGCCAGGAAAAGGATTTTTGTATCTGGCTACTCACTAAGCTGGACCCCTGCTAGATTGATCATGTTATTTAAGAAAGGTAATCCCCTGAAATGTGATAACTATCAGGGGATAAGTGTGATCGATAGTGTTGCAAAGTTGTATGACTATGTGCTAAATAATCTGTTGATGGCCTGGTATAAGTCATCTCGGGAGCAAGCAGGAGCCCAGCCACAGAGAAGCTGCACTGAACATATTGTAGCACTCAGGCTTGTGTGAGATTGCTTTTATAGATTTTTCTAAGGCTTACGACAGAGTAAACTGTACCGAGTGTTAAAAAGTTTGGGGTGTGGTTTTACTATGATTTTAGCTTTGATGTCAATGTACAATGTTACTACAAGTATCTTGGGCTCCACCACAATAACATCTACTATCTGTTTAAGACAAGGATCTCCCACATCCTGTTTGCAATGTTTGTCGATAGGCTTCTTAGACAGATTAAACAACAGCGTGGAGATGATGGATTTCTGAAGTGGCTGCATGTTTTAATGATGACACTGTTGTCCTTGCAACATCCAGAGAAAAGCCGACCGGGAAACTGAAAGTTTTGGAAAAATACTGTGAAGAATATGGCATGGTGGTTAAAGAAGATAAAACAAGGACACAAGGACAGGCAACCTATTCAACTGAACTCATTTATAGTAAGGCACTGCAACAGTTATGGCATGCCCGAAAATCTCTTGATAAAATGAAGCACTTAAACAAACTGATAATTTTTCTATTAACTAATTATGATGTTCCATTTTGTGCTAAATTAAAAGTGTTTGCtttttcatcagctgttttATATGGGTGCGAGTCTCAGCTAAAAATTCCCTTAAAGTCTGTTGAATCTTTATATGACTGGGGTGAAATCTTTATTAGGGGTGAGGTCTACCACACCAAACCTTATTTTCCTGGTGGAGGCAGGGCTCCCTCCAGTGCAAGCGGCAGGGTATCCAAGATGACCCCTTATGGTTTGTTCTTGAAATgacaagaaaggaaaacaaggtCATGGATTCATACCTAAAGGACTTGATGGATGACCAAGACCACATTGAGAGAGATCGTGCAGACATGATTGTGAAAATACGCTCTAATAAAGGAACAAGATACAAAACCTACCAAGTCATCAACCCGGACATGTCCATCCACCCCCTTTTATTCCAACACTGCCCCATACATTGAGGACCACTTGTTGCAGCGTGTAGAAATGGGAAGATGGAGCCGCATACCCCCCACACCTACGTGTGTGTCATTGCAAAATTAACTAACTATCAgacaagctgctgctgaagaagaagcagaaagcaCGTCAGCTGCAGAAAACCTGAAAAAGTGTGTCTTACTACAGGTTAACTGAGTATTTCAATGACTGTTAATGACTGCCAGCAGCACAGCGGCCCCCAACCTGTTTCATTTATACGGACCGGAGGATAAATATGACGAAGAAACAAAGATAAAccagcataaaaacaaatatagggtgcataaaaaatacaactcaccattaCCCTGAATTAATGGAAGCCctgaaacaaactgaatgaCGGATGTATCtggtcatttttcaaaataaaacatctttcagactctgataatcaataaaatatttttttattcactccTTCTGTGTGGACTGTTAGCAAATGACAAATGAACCAGTACCGGTCTGCGGCCCTGTGTTTGGGGACCGCTGGTGTAGATTCTTCTACCTAAAAGGAACAAAATGGCACATATGTGGTAAACCTTGCCTCAGATTTACTGTTCCTGCACCGAACATACATGTTACTAATCATGTTATCGCGAGCTGCTCTTAAAATCTCAagactgaactttttttttgacaactAAGTCGACGCTTTAGCACTTTTTACGTTTCTGAGCGTGAGTCCCTAGGTGGTATTTCAGGTGTGTGCTCTGTAGAAACCCTCTGCCGCAGACCTCGCACTGGTGCGGCCTCTCTCCTGTGTGGCTTCTCATGTGCTTCTTCAAATGTCCGCTGTGGGTGAAGCTTTTGAGACAGTACGAGCAGCAGAAAGGCTTCTCGCCCGTGTGAATCCTCATGTGTATCTTTAAATCTCCTTTGCGGCTGCACTCTTTTCCACAAACGTGACAGCGATGCAGCTTCACCCCGGCGTGCCTGGCCATGTGTTCAGCCAGCGCGGTCGTGCTGTTGAAGTGTTTGCCGCACACGTGGCAGCATTTTGAGCGTTTGTGTGATTTAAGGTGCGTGTTGAGACTTTCGGTGGACTCTAAGGTCTGTCCACAGACGGCACAGAGGACGTCTGCTTCCTTTGAGTGCAGGCGGGAAGCATGATTGATCAAGTGATGGTCGGAGGAAAACGATTTATCGCAGAGGTGGCAGCGATAATTAGGTGCAACTGAATTCAAATGTGATAACTCGGTGGAAATGATAACGGCGCTCTGACTttggtctgtctgtgtatcATCTGTAAAACTTGCATCGGGTCTTTTGTTTTCCCATCCCCTTCGGATCAGAGTTTGTGAAGTTGAAGCAAGAGGTAGAACGAGCTGTACCGCTCTAGTCTCCTGAAACTGCTCCTCGCTTTCCTCGCTGCTCCTCGGTTTTAAAGGCGGTTTTGTGTCCTCCTGCTCATTTCTCTCCCAGTCAGATAAATGAGGTAGGTATGACACATCAGCTCTAAACTCTTCAAcatgctcttcttcttcttcttcttcttgttgctgACAGGCCCAGACTTCATGATCTTCCTCCTTTATGTGTCGAGGCTCTGCGTCCCTCAGCTCTTGCTGCTCAGGGGGCGTTTCCTCTTTACAGAAGGACGACTGAGAGAagtctggtaaaaaaaaaaagaataaataaaggatTTAAAACTTCCACATCTTTCATATTCTTATTCCTTTATTCCAGTTCTTATCCAGTTTTTGACCTTGTTTTGATATTACACTTCTAGATTTTGGATGCTTCTCTTTTAACCACATAAGGTTTTCAGTCATCACATGTGGATTTTAAGAGTTATAACGACTTGTCTTCTGCTCGGGCACACCCTGAAGAGTGTGAATCTGGAAATCatcattcatgcattcataacCAGTCGGCTAGATTACTGTAATTTGTTGCTCTTtgacataaaagtaaaaaaaaaaaaaaaattctcttttGTCTCCAGCTCATCCACAACTCTGCTGCTAGAAGTTTGCCTTGGACAGAGAAACATGATCACATCACACCGACTCTGGCTGACTTACATGGGCTACAGAGTTTATTTCaagattttattgattactTATAAAGCCCTGAGAGGCCTTGCTGCGAGTTATTTAGCCGATCTTTGTGGCCCTTCGTCCTCAGATGCTTCATTCCTGGTCGAGATTTAGACAGATAGATCGAAGAGAGGAGATCAGGATGGCAAACTCTTTTATAAAAAGAGCattatttgatctttttattCTAATTTTTATTGAGTTATTGTTTTTCAAGCACTTTGTAACTGACTTTGAAAGGagctatataaatatttttttattattattactaatattattatttatcgatcaacaaaaacaagatatttaattattatacatTGCTTtaattttctaaaaatattttatcatattattattattattattatttttattatatattttgttagtCAGAATTTATACCCTTAGATTAATCAGTAAATTATGCTGCacttgttatttattttcacaaacaacaagatattaataatacattgctttaatttttctaaatattttatattattattttatttttatgatacaTTTCATCAGTTTAATCTCTTCGATTTGAATGACACATCAAATTAATTTggatttgaatatatattttgaatatgtCAAATTTTTACctgaaactaaaaacaaacaaacaactaaatTATGACAAACAATCACTAGTTTCATCACCAGAGAGTGTTCAGAGTCATGACAAACATATTAACATGCAACATAGATGTAAGTGAACAGAGACGTCCTGTGCACGCTGACACACCTCCAGGCTCAGGTGTGctctgacactgacagacaggtaacgagctgcacacacctgttTGCTGCCCGGACACGCACAGACCTCTGAGACGGTCAATCTCCTGTTTGCTGCTCGAAGCTTCTTCTTCATATTTTGCGATTGTTCGTTCAAACACTTGAAATATTTCCTCGGCAGCAGCTGTCAGTCGCTCGTTTACAAAAGCCCTGAGAGTGAGCCGTGTAGACATCTTAATATTAATTTGATATAACTCTTATGAGGGTGTGAATGACCCCACAAAAGAGTGATGCACAGAGAGGATTTGGTGTGGTGCTAACTCACATGCTACGGAAGAAACAGCAGACAGTGTATGCGCATGTCAGAGCTGTGCTGCCCCCTGCATGTCCAGATAAAACCACCTGTGTCTGTGAATCCGCTGATTTCTTCTTAGAAATTAAAAGAATTACAGGTACTACTAAAATTAGAATCATTGTAATAGTTGTTTTATTCAGGCAATTCAACATAAAAGGTGAAACCAACACATTTTATAGACTCATtacattagagcagctgcccacccagtcctttattatagagactgtgtctgtcccattatttaaagataaaaacaaacagaagaggagttcatcataaaaacttcataaaaattaaatcaacatctccaacagtccaaaaataagataattaaatgtggactattgaatatcaggtcccTGTcctcaatgaattaatatctgattatgatattgatttagtttgtttcaatgaaacctggctgcaggaggatgaatatgttaaatgaaatgaaatcttctgtggctcttcctgaggtttcttcttccacctttttttgtgggcaagtttttcctcactcgaaccgagggtctaaggacagagggtgtcactccctgtacagattgtaaagccctccgaggcaaatgtactttgtgactttgggctttacaaataaaatctgattttgatttgaaagtgagatatttcaagcttttttttgtttttgttttgctgattaGGACTTGCAGCTTCATAAAACCTCAAATTCATAAACTCAGAAAATTAGAATATtgcttgaaataaaaataaaagaaaaaggattttaaatacaaaaatgtcaGGCCTCTGAAAGTAAAATCTTGCATCTGTACTTAGTAATCTAATTATTTTGGATAAGTAAATCACTCACATGCATTTCTGCTCACCACCAGAGGGAGGCAAATAGTTGAAGATACAACAACATCTAAccagataatttttttttatgtttactgtatatacagtatatactgtatgcttgAACTTCAATtcttaaattcattttaatttcaataacaaaaaaaaaacacttaaaagtaGTACTAGTTATTTTGGTGGTTGTGAAAGGTCcaatgtagagccagtgtttggtgtTTTGTCCTTTCTGAACCTTTACTTTGGTGACAGGTTTTTGGTTGTTTGCAATTATAAACTTCACTTTTTGAAGgaacagtagcccagaaaggacaaactcaaagataaacactaacagtgtaaagaatggacagagcatgtcACCCATAAGTTTCCAAATCGCCGCTTTGACTTTAGCTGTGCTAcatcttccacctcccggctaatctaaatatcagcaaagacatggatcatcagtggacatGAGGCGGGCTGCAGGACGCCTGGGTGCACCTGTAactgcacctacctgtcaatcaaagtggccatacTGTTGATTATGTGCAACTCTTAaagccttaaaggtccagtgtgtaggatttagcggtACCTAGTGGTGaatttgcagattgcaaccaaatgaatactttctttctttctttctttctttctttctttctttctttctttattctttattcacacacatattgaTATCCAGTAACtgtcattatttaaacttaaaaagaaaagaagattatatatctgtgtgtgaatcagaTCTCCTGTAGAAGCTATCTAAAGCTTATTGAGGGAGCCTGTGCacatgcagaacaaaacaagacaatacaCTAGATAAGAACATTAATAGACATTAGACAACAGACAACATGGTCCCCATACATACTAACAGTAGATTTATCAGAGGTTGCAGCTCTCTATATAAGAATTAATCAGTTTGAAGGTGGAGATTTCACCATTTTTAAACTCTCATCGAGCTCTTTCCAGATCTGCGGTCCCCTGCATGCAAGAGACAAGCTGTTACTTTTtagtcttcttttttcccccagtcattagatgtttatttctggtatCATATGCATCCTGAGGACCGCAAACCAGAACCAGCACACATAGTCCTAAgactcaccctcttcttccaagcatgtaggaaaaactcatATAAAATtcacagtgtttggtttgtccatggtggactctgtgggAGAGGACCCGCTCTTACTGTAGCTATAAAAAGCTGAttttaaccctagaacactaaggtcgggtgattttcacccacatAATTCTTGTCATGTGTCCTATCTATggttttttcaagaggcatgcgttcgggtgattttcacccgacgttagtgatagagtgtgccattttttgtctgtctctcccacagttgtcagtgatacagaaagactgtgccttcaccagacaaggctcacatgtcccaggaatgggtggaccaaagaacaagttcccagctccattatttttttttgttaggaaattactcgttaaggattacctgatttttcaataattttgccgcctttttttattttatttcatgtgatattgtatattcggaaattaaagaagactactacaatttggcatacagtgttgtacttttacataaattgatgaaaactgttttttatccgggatattatatcaggtaaaatatacccgacgttagtgatagAGGGTGCCATTTTTTGTCTTAGGGTTACGGCCATAACAAACCACAATGATTCATATAATCAGGTGATTAcagactaatgaaaacatactaatataatattatattccattcctgccacTTACATGtcacacagtggacctttaagtggAACCTGAACACACCTCCAGAGTGGTCCATCAGATTCCAGAAACCCATATCAACCATAA
This genomic stretch from Larimichthys crocea isolate SSNF chromosome III, L_crocea_2.0, whole genome shotgun sequence harbors:
- the LOC104931182 gene encoding zinc finger protein 135, which translates into the protein MSTRLTLRAFVNERLTAAAEEIFQVFERTIAKYEEEASSSKQEIDRLRGLCVSGQQTDFSQSSFCKEETPPEQQELRDAEPRHIKEEDHEVWACQQQEEEEEEEHVEEFRADVSYLPHLSDWERNEQEDTKPPLKPRSSEESEEQFQETRAVQLVLPLASTSQTLIRRGWENKRPDASFTDDTQTDQSQSAVIISTELSHLNSVAPNYRCHLCDKSFSSDHHLINHASRLHSKEADVLCAVCGQTLESTESLNTHLKSHKRSKCCHVCGKHFNSTTALAEHMARHAGVKLHRCHVCGKECSRKGDLKIHMRIHTGEKPFCCSYCLKSFTHSGHLKKHMRSHTGERPHQCEVCGRGFLQSTHLKYHLGTHAQKRKKC